The segment ACTATCACAGGTTTTAGCAAAGATGACTTACGCCGTGCTGGACTGCACGTCATTCCAGTTCTTGCTAAAATTGTGTCGTAGTTCACCAAGAGGCGTGATTCCCAATTTCTCTTTTAAATCCGAGTGGCGCTTTTCTTTGGAGTCAAGGACTTGTTTCAAAGTTGCTATTTCTTCCTCTAACTGGCAAAAGAGAATATAAAGACAGGGGTTGAGAAGCTCTCATGATGTCCTTGAATTTGTGTACAACAACAATGCAgccattcatttcaaaatgacatCTGAATAGCAAGTAACAGGTAATGTTAGCCTCACATGGTCCAGTGGACCTTAAAGATATGAAAAGATAGTAGAAGGTAATAAGTAGCACATGGAAAAAGGAGACATTGTAAAAGCtttggtcacatgactgtcaAACAATACAGTGATACAGACCATGTTTGTTTCAAAAGTACAGTAAATAATgctaattataaaaatacatctttttgACTTAAAAAGTACTGCATGTGGTGGGATCTAAATAATGCATCCAAAAAGACATGTAACCTACATGTAAGATACTATTTTCCTAGTCATTGTTACATACAGTTTGTCATCTAATCATTATTAGCTCATTATTTGCgaagcattatttatttttatctttattgcatctttaacattatgctAAACATAAAAGTccagaaaacattttatgtaagcgtaaaggaatagttcgaccaaaaattaaagttctgtcatgaattatttgACCGCAATCTGTTCAAAAATAagtttctttattctgttgaacacaaacagatacaaacttgttcaacagaaccaaactTGATACAatactactatggtagtcaataatgtcccataaatctcagttgctgactttcttctaaatactgtatctttctttgtgttcagccaaacaaatacatttatacaggtttggaacaacttgtgggTGAGAAAttcaagacagaattttcatttttggatgaactgtccctttaacagagGCCATTACAAACTAAACTATTGTAAAAGGAGCTGAGAAATGTTCCTTAAAATATGCCTAAATCAACACGAGTTCATAAAGTAACACCAAAGTTCTCTCAAACAACAGCACAGAAGGAAAACACAGACAGCACAGTCAGGATTTGCATTCAATGCTTGAGAATGGCCTATGCGATCACAGACTGACTGTTTTTTAACCAGCCACATTTCCTGGTGTATAGAGTCGCTCAACATAACACAGGAGGGAAATACCTTAGTCAGTTCATTCTGCATTTCTTCTCGCTCCTCATCTGTGATCATGTTATTGAGATCCACTTCTGACACCATGTCCTCGTCCACTTCCTTTAGAGCTTCGTTATCCAACAAACCTGGAACGAAGAACAAAACAAGATGAACAATGAAAGTTATTGTGTAAACGCATCACAATCACATGTACAGTTCTAAAGCGCACATTCTTTTACAGATTTGATTTCCCTGAAATAACTTTTGGGAGGCTTAATCCAACAAGCATGACAAAAGTCTTAAAATCATTTCacattgatttaataaaaaaacgtattggccacccttgactaccatagtagggaaaatacaatggtagtcaaaagtgtttTCTTTCTCATATTCGttaaattatcttcttttgtgttcaacagaacaaagaaattaaaaaaatcctacAATCGTAGTCAATGatggtcaagaactgtttggttacaagcattcttccaaatatctttctctgtgttcatcagaacaaagacatgtgatacagatttggaacaacttggtgGGGGGTAAATGACAGCAGAATttgaattttggggtgaactgttcctttaagtataTACAGAATCGGTCTCTTCAGATTGATAACTCCTTAATCTAGGTGTTTTTTTAGTAATGTTACATCTTGAAATTTGTAATGAAACCTTGCAAATATCCAGTTTGATCACATGTATAGTATTCTAATTCCCAGAATAAGATAATTTGATTTACAAATGAACTCAATATGAAgtctattgtttaaacagaaGATCACAAAGTCTTTTCACGCATGTCTTAGGGATAGAAGGTGTGCCTTAAAGCTGCTGTCTGTAACTGTGTCACTAAAGTGCTTTACATTAAAATCAGCCCAATGtggctttaaagggacagttccctaaaaataacaattctgtcatttattcactctcatggcTATCCAAACTCTCATGTGATcctttcttgcaaaaaatatattttagactGTTTAGGCAGATTTCAAACATATAATAAATGTGGATAGAGACCAGGTAACATTCAGTTtcattgaataaattatgatacaGACTTAGGAAGACAAAATGTGACCAtgtacaacaaaaccagtcttaagtagcactggAAAAAATTTAGTAAACGCCACAAATACagggtatgggtaaaaattcagatttttcttttatgccaaaaatcattaggatattaagtaaagatcatcttccatgaagatatgtaatacatttcctaccttaaatgtggatggcctgccacagtgcctctgatgaACAaattcaaaggcgattttctcaatattttgcttttttgcaccctcagattcaagctttttaaacagttgttgttccgccagatattgtcctatccttacaAACCATATGTCAAtataaagcttatttcttcagctttcagacgatgtaaaaatctcaatttgaCAAAACTTACCCGTAGGACTGGTTTTATCGTCCAGGATCACAGCTGTGTTGTAAATGATGTATAGTgtaaaattttttttaaatgcccatccctttATAACTATATTAGTTGAATTTCAATGTGAAGCACCACTCATCATTTCATAAACACAAGTACAGGCGCGGTTTCAAAGGTTTGATGCAAAAATCGGGGcaaagtgaaattaaaaatatggTTTGATTTCATGCCCGTTACTGAAACCTAAAAGCTAGTTCCCTAAAATTCCAGTTTCCCCATGCACACCACATACTTAGTATACCAGCATTCCTTTCAGTTATTTGAAGCAAGACAAAAGTAAAACCCCAAATCTCACATCAACTGGAAAATGAACGTTTATGTCCAGGAATTCAGCGACTTCAAGCACTAATGCCCTTGATATGGCTCCAGTAATCCAAGTACTGTAGATGTTAAGGTTGTTTTGTAAAGGAAACCAGAGTCACATTTTGGAGAGCTGGTCAGTCATTATATCACAACCTGATTAGAGTGCTGTGGCATGATACTTGTGATACACTCTCACTGTCTAATCCAATCAGACGACAGGGCAGAGAATAGTGCTCAGGAATAAGCTCTccgatttacagtaaaaaatcaCATCCACCTGCCTAAaactaaaaatacattgtttacTAGAAGTGATCAATCCAGGGAAATCAGACTTGAAGATGAAGTACAGGACGTTAAATGCTGGAAAGAGGAGTTAAAGAAACGTTGtgctaataaaatataatctGTTAAATTGCTGGTCTGAAATCATTAATATATATGATTTCTTTTCAGAAAAGAAGGATACTGATTTACTTTCAAAACATACGCAGATTTATTGAAAATTGTGGTTtctgtataatatatatttctacagtatatttatatgtatacgGTTTCCAGTCCGTAAACTGCCATCACTGTTTATTTAGAACAGTGAACATTATTTTACTCTACCCCTATGTTTATCATACCTACCGGGCATATATTTGACCACACAGCTCAGAAAGATACGTTACTGTATAATAGCTATTATCAGGTAGATCCGCAGTCTCATTGTTAGGTTGCCTAGCAACTCCTGATGCCTTGCACCAGCCTCCCAATTATCCCTTCAATCTGATTCtctaaatttgtgtttaaaaaagatttgtcTTCGtctaaaataagtaaaaatatacaaaatatatttcaatcCAATTGTTACATCTTTATTTAAGGTAGTGCAAGAACACTTCTAGCTGGTCCGAGCTGGTTTATATGAACAATTATTGGACCATCTTAGGCGGACTAGTTGAGACTTGAGCTTGTTAACCGTTTTATGAATACTTTAATCAAACTCACAACCTAAACCTGCCATGACCTGGTTGTAATGTAGATTGTTCCCCTACGGAACCTTGTCAGTTTTCATCAGCTGTCAGGATAACAGAAAAGCACAAATGAGATCTAATCACAGACAAAATCTTTTCGGTTAGATTTTTACTTCCGTGACCGTCACAAATATGCCAATGGGAATTTATCTTGGTCAAGTTCTGCTGTCTGGACAAGCGAGTAAGAGTCGCGGCGCAATGATCGGTTTGTCATCTGAGTAAGTAAGTGACCCTTTAGGGCAGCGTGCCCGACAGTTCAGCTTCTTCATGCTCACTGCACTATGCGCTTCTCTTCTGTCCTTTTCACTCAATGTCCTCATTTCACTTCTTCACAACAtactacacaaaaacaaacacttctaCCTCAGAGAATGACTCCATCagataaacaaaagaaaattttTGGATCTCACACGGACAAACTACAGGGCATTGTTAACCAGAAATTTGGAGCAAATGCTATAATGTGTGTATTATATTTCCCCATCTGAGATGAATCTGTGTATAGTGCATCTATTCAGAAGGATGAAGTCTTAACCGGACCTTTAAAGTCACGGTTTCAATTCAGCATTACGTAATTTCTGGCCTTGCTGATGTAATCCGAGGGATTTCTCCTTAGCGATTATCAGACTGGATTTAAATCCGTCAGACTGCTGCGCAGACACATGACACATGACAGTATTCATTGACTGCATGGAAATTTCAGACGTCAACCATGAAAAGTGTGAAACAGGTTGTTTTTTTCACCTTTCTGAGACCTACCTTCATGCAGAGTTCCTCTTTCGTCTGTTGTTTAGCAAACAATGGAAATAGGAAGATTTTACAATCTGATTCATAAGATATACCATATACAGGCTGTCCAGGCAAACAGGGACATGCAAACATCTAAACACAAGGCTGCGTTCAAACAGTACACTAAAACACTAAACAgactgagaaataaaaaatcattcaaaaacaAGACACAGAAAGCCATGCATATAGAACTCGTGTCCTTACTGTCTCATTTAAGCAAATTATAACATGCAAGGGATGAAAATGAAAGGTCATAGTTCAAGTGTTTAGCAGTGTAACCACCGATGTACATAACAAGTTTTAAAGGTGCTGAAGTGTCCTGACATGGCTGTCTGTTTCCGTTAACCACTACTGTGATACTCCTGAAGAGACTACAGAGGTTTACTTTGTCACATTCACTCTCATTGCAGTACACATAGAAGCAGCTCTCTTACCCCAGTCTACTGTTTCAGGAGTGAGTATGCTAGAGTACAGTTCTGTGAAGTGTAATTTGCAAAACAAACGCAAGATAGTAAAGCATAATCagtgcacaaaaacacacaacaattgCAGCGCTGTGTTTACTTATAAGTTGGTTGATTCAGCAAAAATCCAATatacttaaagtgacagttcaccctaaaTTTAAAACCTGTCATCATTACCTGTCACCCTCTATTCATTTCGAACCTGTTTGATTTTTcaaacaaagaagatattttgaagaaagttagaAACCAAACAGCAccggccaccattgactattgTAGACGCAAAACCAAGGGCGCaagttacagacattcttcaaaatatctgtgttctgcagaagatttTTTGAtaggtttgatatgacaagagggtgCCAGAATTTGTATCATCACTTAAACTTGTGAAAAACACATCacttaaatattcatttagaTATCCAGATACTATATAAAACATGTCATATATTAAAACCACTAACAGTTTGTGTACACATTATTCTATAAATTCAACACAAGTATGCATGTATTCCCACACTACACTGTACTAGACAGTCTTGTTCAGTTAACTCAATGGTGCTCAAATATCTCGTCACAAGACTTCAATTATTTAGCTGACAGTCACGTGGGGTATGGAAATGAGGGGTCACGTGGTTCTAAGATAAGCGCAGCGAGCGCACCCAAAGGAACTTGAACGAGAGTTTTCATCCTTATTTGTTTACATGGCAAACAACCCACGATCACATGACCGTGACTTAAATAAATATACCACGTATGAATGTCAATGAGCAAGAATAGCAAGGCATGAACAAATGACTTTTTGGCTAGCCTGTACGATGTTAAAGGTTAACGCTTGGTGCCTAATCGTGTATCTTTCGTCGTGCAAAACTTTCATCGCATTGCCCCTTTACTTCACATCTGTTGTTCGAGCATTACAGAATAAagtaaaatgatgtaaaaatactCAAAAGCAATCTCCTCTTTAGTGACACTAAAAGACATCAACGTGATCGAAAAGGAAGCTCACCCTGTTGTCTGGGCTCCATAATGGCAATACTGTGAAAAAACAAGTCCGGTTCAGTCACAGAGACCAGTTCAGAGAAATATCAAGTCTAATTCACTCTTTCTCTCGTCTCTCAAAACTCCGCCCACAAAGCCGCAGCCTCGGCCACTGTCCAATGGAAAAGCTTCTCATTATTGTTGATAATTTAGGGGTTGGTAATTACACATTTGATGATAATAACATATGATGATGAATATAAACAGACCGATAACTCAACATAAGCAATAATTAGCAAGCTTTGAACAAACTGACTATTTAGATTTTCTTTGGTTGTAGGACGTGACAGTATTGACGTAAGCAAATCAATGCATACTCAAGTGATGATCTCACGAGATACATATTAACAAGATAGCAACAAACTAGTTTATTGTTGGTGAAACAGTTTGGTAGGAAGCAACAGCGCCATCTTCTGGTTTGAACGGACAGGTTGGGATGATATTGAATTAATGGCATGAAGAGGATCAACAAACAATAGGAAAAGTTTAGTTTTTAACGAAAGCACGATTTGTTTAACCCATgcatctgttttaaatataacagGAGCAAAATGTGATCTATCTCAGAACTGTAAAcaatataatgcattttaagaGCACGAAGAAGATAGAtgtgtaatataatattaaccCGTTACGCTTAGAGTTTACTCCAGTGGGCATTAAAAAGCCATTACTTGCATACTGATGTGATTTAATGTCATAGTTACCCATTTAACACAGACTTCCCATTAAACACATTAGATCCAAACAGTATCAACAAATGAAACTTCTTAAGTCACAACTATCAGAGCAGATCTGGCATTATCTTATCATTGgggtttgggttcctcgccacagggcATTGTTggctggcttgctcaccgggagactgcatttattagatattatttctatattattatataaacactatACAATATGCTGTGTTTTAcatgttctgtgtttttcagtttttctcctgtaaagctgatTTGGAACAATCCACATTATGAAAAGTGCAATATagataaaattgaattgaaactaAGGCATCATCATATATAATGCCACCCCTTCAGATGTCCATTTAAGTGAAAATGTAGCTatagaaatatttatgaaaaaatgctatttattcaattaaaagaCATAGAAAAATAAGCTACAAGGTTAAATGCTTAGTTTTGGCCATTCCTGTTATCCTCAGATTCAACCACAAGATGTCAGACTTGTTCAACACAACCATTGGTTCAATAAGAACAGCATCCAATCCACATGGATACATATGCAGACCAGATTTAAAAAGTGAAGTTTACTTTTTGCTCTATTAGTAAAATTCTAATGCGTTATTTGAGTCATGGACAGTTTAAAAATCAACTTTTACCCacgttttaaagtaaaatttaactaaatgtgattttaaaaacaaataagagtaacacaaatacattttttgtttaaaatagtaTTAATCATTCAAAATATTAGTATTTTAAAAGGACAATATAAAACAAGGTCTATAGTGCCCATAGTTACAGAAATATTTATCCATATACAGCCACCAAACAGCAGCAATGATAATAGTAAAGTGAGAAAGTTTTCTTCAAACGTTACTGTGATATAGTGGCAGAGATTGATGATCATTATCATTGTCCTGCTCTGTTATTAAAGCCCATACAGTGGTGGAGCAGCAGGGTTGATAGTGTCAACAGGATGTCTGTAGGTCAGCTGACCACAGGAAACAGCAAACCACTCTAACAAAGTGCTTAGACAGACAGGAAATTGATCAAAGTGAAATTTGCATTATCAGAGACTTCCAGCAGGGAGGGACAAAGAAGGAAATACAAGGAACTCATAACAGACGTGGCACACAGGTTGTAATCTCTGCTGAATGATGTTGGACCTGAAGCACAGATCCATAACCAGATGGAGAACCAATAACTTATGGATCAACTGACAGCTGGAAGTGCAGCATCCAAACCAAATAATGAGATGGACAACACAGCTCTGTTTACCATAAAACAAGATAATAATTTTACTCGAACGCGTGTGGTCagacttgcattgcattttatCTCACTGGACATGCAAATTTCAACGGTGGAAGCTGTAAGCATACTTCACATTGAAAAACAGGTCATGAATTCATACACTCACATAAAGGTTTTGCCtaagagacaaaaaaacaaaattttaactCGGCTAACCAACAGAATTACGGAAATTATTATCAGACccgtgtaaataaataaattatatatacagaCTTTATAAAATAGCAtggttcaccttcaaaatgacatATCTGTCATCACTTACGCACCCTGCTGTCATTGTAAAcctttgtgatttttctttcttctgcaaaacacaaaagaagatatttggaaaaatgttttgcattgtcttttattgtatggagacaaaaccaatgcaagtcagtatggaccaacagttttctgttaccaagatttttctaaatatcttcttgtgttttgcaaaagaaagaaagtcatacatgtttgaaataataAGAGGACGTGTAAATAActacaaattttcattttgtaggtgaactattcttttaaatgtctttattcactGTGAGCACATTGTAAGCATTTCAGTGAAGCACACAAGCCACATTATTTGGGATACTAttcaaatcaaaaacataaacagtgCAGGTTGAGTTATATGGAcacttcttcaaaatatcttctttttggtcAACAGAACGAAGAGATTTAccaagcaatttttcctactatggtacttcagcttaaactttatttatatagcaccaCTAAATTGTTGACCAAGGTGCTGTACATTCACTTAAgtcacaaaataacataatatacaacatagacagatagacacataaaacaaattaatcacagttaaaaagcaaagaaaaaagatgaggttcaatttaactttaaaatccagcagtcagtggtggccaagtaCGGTTTGGtgaaaagcattcttccaaatatctttctctgtgttcatcagaacaaagacatctgtacagattttgaagaaatgaagacagaatgttttcaaaaatagtttttgggtgaattgttccttCAATAACATGAGCAACACCCTTTGCAAACACtgcatatattaaaataaacagaccAATTTTTGGCAGCTCCATTTAATCCttcattaaacataataaagacaTATGTTTGCTGTCTGCAGGCCTGACTTGACTCTGTAAGTCTGAACATAAAGGGCAGCAGCAATGTaacaatgaagaaaaacaataaaatacattgtgcattttttgtcataaaaacatGGATGTAACACAGGTGTTGTGCTACAGATTCAGACAcatactacagtatatttagGGAACAAAATATTGcagaaatatattaattaaatgtCTTTGGAAATCGATCACAGCGGGTGTGCTTTCAAACTATATGAAAGGAACACATTCACAGCGTTCCTTAGAATAATGTTCAATCCCATTGTAAAAGGCACCGTCTGGTAAAAAAAGTAGTGGCACTCAAAcctttaattttataaattaaaacagCAGTTATGATCTTAATCATGATAATAAGCTAACATTCATACCTACTGTATCCCCTATTTAGCTAAAGTCTGTTTTGTATATACAGATTATCCGCTTTAAAGAGTGCAGTGTGTACATTTGAGACAAAATCCTCCCTGAGAGTAACATTGGCGTTCACTTCCAGCCCGAGTGCATCGTCCTAAATGATTGTCTCGTAAATCCAATCCATAACCTCTTTGAAATGCTAACTGGCAACCGCTCAAAGCGGATGCagatataatattttatacaaaatgcgCCCTGAGTATAAGCCCAGCAGGACCACAAGTTGCTCTATGCTTTAATACTCATTCTCCTCATCCTCCGGCCACCCTGCACGGTTGCTATGGTTACAACCTTTCCGGCAGTGTTTTTTTCCCCAATGCTTCCTGGTTCTCGCAGCCTTTGTTTAAGCATTAAATGGCCAGCTCAAATCAAGTCAACGTGGGCCGGACTCTGGACTGAAAGCGGAGCTTTAGGGTTTGCCTTTTGGTGAAATATCATTTCATGTAATGAAGTTAATATAGTATTTCTAATGTGTAAAGATATATTTCAGCATCTTTGTTGGCATGCTACAGTAATCTTTTTTGTAACAACTAAACCCAACACGTGGCAATGCATTACAGTGGATATGAATGTATAACACGGTGCAAAACTACAGCAGGTGTGCCTGTTGGGCTTCAATATGATGTCTCAACAGCCCCAGTGGCTACGTCTCTGTGCAAAGTTTAAATAATCTAGAAATTAATGTCAAAGCATCCAATTTTTGGACCTTAAATTACACATCCGagaaaaacgaaataaaaaagTCTATCGGTTCATTCTGGAAACAGTTTACGCATGCGCGTAGGGTTCAAAAGTCTGAGAGCAAAATCCTGAGAATTTGAGTGCATGCTTCCATAAGCAAAGATGACACATCTGTTTTACCgatttataattttgttgaaTAGAACAATTTTAACTTTTGCACCCTACTGCATAGGTCATAGCTTTAGATTTGCGGGTGTCAGAACTGGAGCTTGAATACTTTCCATGATTCAGTATTGTTTTGCGTGACCTATATACCTTGGCTCACAGCTgcatgtcttttgttttttacagtgcagcagaCAGAAACACGTTTTGTTGAGCATGCAAATTCCTGCGGATGTTGGCACAGCACACAGatgaggggagagagagagatagagagggtAAAGAGTGACAGACATTATTTCACCTCTCGCCATTATTAAAGGTCGGaaattaaagtgacagttcgaCCAAAAATTAACATGATGTAAAGGTTTTACAAACTCATATAACTAGCTTTCAGTTATGGAAAGTGTGCAATATTTCCCACAAGGTCTGGAAAAAGATGAAAGTGAAAAACAAAGTTCACTTTtggtgaacaatcactttaagacacaaaataatttacagtatgTTGCTACATGGGATTTCACATCCTACAATCAATTAAAAAACTGAATTCAAATTCACAACCTCCGATCATGTCGTCTTTGATCACAATGCCAAAGTTCTCACGTCTGCCTTCTGACAGATATGTGCTGAGGAAATTCATGAGATGCAGCAAACAGGAAAACCTCACATTGTGATTGTTACAGCAGGTGGCAAGTTTTCCGTCTCTTGGCACCCAGGGTTTTATTAgggatgtgtgtttgtgtgtgcaggtcCTAAGCAGGATGTCTGACTCAGCAAAGCCAGCGGCCTGACCCCTGTGTGTTCTTCCTTCTCCTCTTACAGATGTAGTAAACAGGCAGAACAAAAAGACCTGTGGAGGAGTTGTCACAACAACAGGGTAAAAACAAATTAAGAGAATTTCAGACATACTTTACTTGCCAAAATTAACAAGATagtgtaaaaatacaatatagtATGAATATCACAAAGCTAATTTTAAGAGATTTTTGAAATGTGGTATTATTTGAATGGCAATGATCAGTGGTCATAATACAGCAATGAGGATTTTTTCATACCGTTTGTGGACACACTGTTTTTAGGATTAAaatcagaatgaatgaaatatgcTACAATAAACACTAccattatgtataaataaatcttattttttagGATTTATaggtacagtgtgtgtgtttgtaaaatcatcattttagtttcattctgtgaactactaacaatatttctcccaaataaaaaaaaggtttctatttgcatttatttgcggAACACGAAAACTGGATaaacaggttaaaataacagaacaaaatgtatattttttcacaCCAAAATACCGCAATGAAAATAAGTTtacattcacttttaagcaatacaacagtcatatatGTGACAACATTTGCTTAGTAAAGTTCAAAAAGGACTTTTAATGTGATACttggttgaaattcaacagacactaaaatggaatggccacaatacatctagaaatgctgattacatttttttttagtgcagatgtattgtttaaagattgtatataaataaaactatataaaaactttggcaaatttgttaaaataatgatatttcctggaaaataaatgattattacaTATTACTATTAGTTAACagttaattataaattatactCTTACAATGAGAAAGGTATCTGATTTGTTCTAAACATTGAATTCAAAAATGACTTATTTACTTTCTTCTGATTTTGGGATTCTTACCTATGACCAAAGCCAAAGCTCCCACAATCACAACCAGGATGATAAGCACAGGAGCCACCAGCAGCTTACTCACTATAAAATgaccaaaaacaaacacatattcaGCTCTTATCTACTGCTGGACTACAGGAGAACTGGATGGAGTGCTCTTGTTTTTTCTAAGTCAGTTTCTGTGAACACATTGACCTGTGGACCAAACACTGATGTACGGATGGTTGAGTCTAATAATACGGTTCACTGATCTGCCCTAAGGACACCTCACAAACA is part of the Triplophysa dalaica isolate WHDGS20190420 chromosome 13, ASM1584641v1, whole genome shotgun sequence genome and harbors:
- the tpd52l1 gene encoding tumor protein D53, whose translation is MEPRQQGLLDNEALKEVDEDMVSEVDLNNMITDEEREEMQNELTKLEEEIATLKQVLDSKEKRHSDLKEKLGITPLGELRHNFSKNWNDVQSSTAYKKTSETLSTAGQKTTVAFSNLGTAISRKFGDMRNSPSFKSFEEKVETTVSSIKSKVGGTGGAGSFEEVLSSAANASAQNTPSNNVTESSENTC